One genomic region from Bacillus sp. SLBN-46 encodes:
- a CDS encoding glucose-6-phosphate isomerase: MTHVRFDYSKALTFFGEHELTYLRDAVKVAHHSLHEKTGAGNDFLGWIDLPTNYDKEEFSRIRKSAEKIKGDSEVLLVIGIGGSYLGARAAIEMLQHSFYNALTQEQRKTPQIIFVGNNISSTYMRDLMDLLEGKDFSINVISKSGTTTEPAIAFRIFRKLLEEKYGVEEARKRIYATTDKARGALKTLATEEGYETFVIADDIGGRYSVLTAVGLLPIAVGGANIERMMEGAAVAQEDFGHSELEDNPAYQYAAVRNALYNKGKTIEMLINYEPGLQYFSEWWKQLFGESEGKDQKGIFPSSANFSTDLHSLGQYVQEGRRDLFETIIKVDKPRHELKIEAFDNDLDGLNYLAGQTVDFVNNKAFEGTMLAHTDGGVPNLIVSIPAMDEYTFGYLVYFFEKACAMSGYLLGVNPFDQPGVEAYKVNMFALLGKPGFEEKKAELEKRLK, translated from the coding sequence ATGACACACGTTCGTTTTGATTACTCAAAAGCACTTACTTTTTTTGGGGAACATGAACTTACATACCTGCGCGATGCAGTGAAAGTAGCACATCATTCTTTACATGAGAAAACGGGAGCAGGCAATGACTTTTTAGGATGGATTGACCTGCCAACTAATTATGATAAAGAAGAGTTCTCGCGTATTCGGAAATCTGCTGAGAAAATTAAAGGCGATTCCGAAGTCCTTCTTGTGATTGGGATTGGGGGATCTTATCTTGGCGCAAGAGCAGCCATTGAAATGCTGCAGCACAGCTTTTATAATGCTTTAACACAGGAACAACGTAAAACTCCACAAATCATCTTTGTAGGGAACAATATCAGTTCCACTTATATGAGAGATTTAATGGATCTCCTTGAAGGAAAAGATTTTTCTATCAATGTGATTTCTAAGTCTGGAACAACAACAGAACCAGCGATTGCCTTCCGTATTTTCCGCAAGCTTCTTGAGGAAAAGTACGGTGTAGAAGAAGCAAGAAAAAGAATTTATGCAACAACTGACAAAGCAAGAGGAGCTTTAAAGACGCTTGCAACAGAAGAAGGTTACGAAACCTTTGTGATTGCAGATGATATTGGCGGTCGCTACTCTGTTTTAACCGCTGTAGGACTGCTTCCCATTGCGGTGGGTGGCGCTAATATTGAAAGAATGATGGAGGGTGCAGCAGTAGCACAAGAGGACTTTGGCCATTCAGAGCTAGAAGACAATCCAGCTTATCAATATGCAGCCGTTAGAAATGCCCTCTACAACAAAGGTAAAACCATTGAAATGCTGATTAATTATGAGCCAGGCCTTCAGTATTTTTCTGAATGGTGGAAGCAACTGTTTGGAGAAAGTGAAGGGAAAGATCAAAAGGGAATCTTCCCATCTTCAGCCAATTTCTCAACAGATCTTCACTCACTTGGACAATATGTTCAAGAAGGACGCCGTGATTTATTTGAAACCATCATTAAGGTGGATAAGCCGCGTCACGAGTTGAAAATTGAAGCGTTTGATAATGATTTGGACGGTCTTAATTATTTGGCTGGACAAACAGTGGATTTTGTTAATAACAAAGCATTTGAAGGAACTATGCTTGCACATACAGACGGAGGCGTGCCAAACCTTATTGTCTCTATCCCTGCAATGGATGAGTATACATTTGGATACCTTGTCTATTTCTTTGAAAAAGCTTGTGCGATGAGCGGTTATCTTCTAGGTGTAAACCCATTTGATCAGCCGGGTGTTGAAGCTTATAAAGTGAACATGTTCGCCCTATTAGGCAAGCCTGGATTTGAAGAGAAAAAGGCAGAATTAGAAAAACGGTTGAAATAA